Genomic DNA from Pempheris klunzingeri isolate RE-2024b chromosome 22, fPemKlu1.hap1, whole genome shotgun sequence:
CGAACGCCTCCTGTGCGTGCCTGTAGTGTGGTCCTCCAAACAGCTGGGGGAGCTGTTGCCTTATGACgggctgctgctcctggaactGTGTCCTGTAGTGAAGCAGGTCGTTTGGGTTGGCTGGAAAAGTGAACTCCTGAACGGGAGACATTTGGGCTCGCTGGAAGCTGGGCGAGCGGGGCATCCCACCTGGGGATTTAGGGGGCAGCTCATCCTCTGGCGCCCACGGGAGCCCGTCTACGGGCCGCCGAGGCCCACCCTCTGGCAGGTAGTGCGGGTTTGCCTCACCTCTCTGATGCCCCTCAAACCTGTAATCCACCGGGGCGTAGACCTGTGCGGTGGAGGTGAGCTGTTGCAGGTAGATTGGGGTGGAGCTGCCCTGGGTCTCCAGTTGCAGGGAGTGGTCCAGGGGAGGCCTGGTGTTTCGGAGGTTGTGGGTGGAGCTCGGTGGCAGCTGCCTGCGGTAGGTGGTGAAAGAATTGTTCATGAGAGCCTTCTCTGGGGAGAGGCTGTTGGTCTGCTGCTGGGTGGTGGCGTATGCTCGCTCCCCATACGCTGTGCTGGAGGGTGGAGTATATCGAGATGGCGGAGCATAGAGTCTGTCCTCGCCTCTGGGGTCCAGGCTCACGCTGTAGGCGGGATGGAGGATGGGGACCTCGGTAGTAGTTCTGCCTGGGGAGTGCTGCTGGGGAGGGGTGTGGTACTGGCTCTGGCTGCCAGGGTAGCTGCCCTGGAGCCCTGCTGGACTGTTGTGGgaaaatggaggaggaagagggtgtTTGGCCATCCTGGGCCCTGATGAGACGGAAAGGACGCTCCCGGCCAGGCTGGGCCCACGGCTGGGGCTGCCCTGATGGAGGGATGATAAACTGAAGGGTGTCTCACTGCGAGGGATCCTCATTCTGGACGGAGGTCTCTCAAGGTCCAGGATCTCGAAATCCTGCTCCGGCAGCCCTGGTACATTGTCATATTGGGAGGCGTTGGAGCCTCGGTTGGAGCCGGGGACGAAGCCTTTGGAGCGGGGTCGGTGGTGGGGCAGAACAGAGTCTTCTGGGCTGGAAGGGGCTGGCGACGCCCCTCGGCTCAGCTGGACCTCCCGGGCTGCTGCCGCTTTGACTGCTTCCAGCTTTGTCTCGGAGGGTTTGAACCAGCGGGGAGTGATTTCTCTGCGAGAGCTAGAGGCCGCGTTGGAGTTGTGGTTGGCGGTGGCGTGGCTCTGAGGCTTCCCCCTTTCCCCGGTGGTGAGATGTGGTGTAGGGGTGGGGGCTGAGGGCGGTGTTGCTCCCCGCTCAGGcgtggtggaggtggagtgcTTCTGCTGCTCATTGTGGATCTCCCCAGATCCCCTGGAGCGTACATCCCTTTTGTCAGCCTTATGGTGGCGGATTGGTTTATCCAGCGAGTCCCGGCGTGACCGGCTGGGCGGTCGACTGTCCCGCTGGCGGTCTGGTAGAGGACTCAGGTCCCTGGGAGGCTCCACGGGCTCAGCAGGCTCGGCATTGGTTTGACCATTGGCCACATGATTCACCCCTGCTACTGCCAGCTCAGGAGGAAGCTGCCCTAGAGGCTTCCTGGGAAACTCTTCGTCTTTAGCTGCAAGAGCaaatcagaggaaaaacatTAGAACAACATCAGGAAACAAGCCTGAACGGTGATGGTTTAACACACTGTGTGGCGCTGATTCACATCAGATGAGGAGTCACAACAGGGACATGGATTCATGCAACACCACTGCCATAGAGAGGTCAAAATAAAGGAGAATTACATTCATGACAACACATAATCACATCTCCACAGGCAAAGAACAAGGGGCAGAAAAAAACATCGGAAATAGTGTTTGATATCAATTCCCAGTTGGCAGGAGGGGCTCAGTAAGGAGGTGACACTCAGTGGAGTGGTCTCTGAAATTATGAGTTTCACTCCATTTCATTAAAGCGTACTTAGCTGCAGCAGGAGCCCCGGACTTAAAAGGTCACACAGAAATAGTTCTTGATTAATGAACCTTGTTAAATGCATTGAGACTTCGAAGTACAAGCATTAACTTCACAGAAgtatttcttcactttgactaCTAAGCTTGCACCAAATTTACCCTTCTACAACCAGTTCAAGTTATGACATTAATACTTTGACTTACTGCTTTACGTCAAATAGAAATAAGAAGTGCAGTTGACAGGAACATAGACAGTGTGCAGACACAGTGATGGTGTTAGTGGGGACTGTAAGGGAAAGTGTGATCACCAGACTCCGGAGACAGCGGCTGGAGGGAGATGAAGTGCTGTGGGAGTGATCCAGGAAGTGAATTTATTGCCACTGAACATGCGTCTGTCCATGTCGAGTTCACGCGCTGACCCTTTTCTCTGGTACAAATGGGTTAAATCAACCAGGGAAACTAACCTGAGCtgcctcatcttcctcatctaATTTTCCATTAGCAGTATTGATCTGAATGGGATCAGCTGATGTGAAAAAAATGCTCTTTCTAGCACcagattaatacatttttttatcttctttcaGGAATCTTTACTCAGTGACGACGATCCTGTCCAGAATACAGGTAAGTAAACCTAGTCACAGTTCCTGAATGTAttttcagatcagatcagatgtaATTCTGAAAGAGTGAACTTCAAAAatgcttgattgattgattttatagcttaaacaaccaaaaacattattttacatttttatcaaattttaGATGTCTAGAAATTAGAATTAGACTTaacttaaatacatttactaATATTTATTTAGGATATCACACAGatattgttttgtaatttaattacaaaaaaggCACAATTATGACATATTTGAATGGAAATCAACATTAAAAACCTGTAGCTACAACCTGAATGCAGTCTGTGTAGAACTACATGAAATTGTGATCGAATATTTATCACTGATGCAAATACGGCGTATATTTACTAATGTTTACTCATTGAATTTATAGTGttatggaaaaaaacattttagattcccttcatatttttcttttaaactccAGATAGGTGCAAAAGGTTTTCCATCACATTCTATCGGGGCAGCAATAGCGCCACACTTAAACAGGCAGGTAAGCTTGCATTCTGGCTGGTTTGATTGAACTTCCTCTTAAGTATACTAGCTTTGTTTGAGCCTAACagatcttttcattttgtgctcCGTCTTCCTCACTTCATGACTGAACTGTTCAAGGCCACTACGTCGGtgcctgtgttgtttttgtttcaagcGGCTGGAAAGAGGAAGTGATTTCAGTGTGGTGAGGGATGGTGG
This window encodes:
- the usp6nl gene encoding USP6 N-terminal-like protein isoform X2, which codes for MMLQHVWKSSDTEQDAAVKLDQERAEIVAKYDKGKEATVEPWEDTNFHLYKVIDRFGFVHKNELPSYDSVEEKQKHTEVERTTKWLKMLKSWDKYKNSEKLVRRIYKGIPLQLRGEVWCLLLDVPKIKEEKKDFYEKLKARARGLSPDIRQIDLDVNRTYRDHIMFMHRYDVKQQALFHVLTAYSMYNTEVGYCQGMSQITALLLIYMNEEDAFWALVKLLSGQKHSMHGFFVPGFPKLMRFQEHHDRILKKMMPKLKQHLDNQEVFTSLYTMKWFFQCFLDRTPFTLTLRIWDIYILEGERLLPSMSYTVLKLHKKHLMKLSMEDLVEFLQSTLSKDFFFEDDFVIEQLQASMTELRRAKLELPAPAKDEEFPRKPLGQLPPELAVAGVNHVANGQTNAEPAEPVEPPRDLSPLPDRQRDSRPPSRSRRDSLDKPIRHHKADKRDVRSRGSGEIHNEQQKHSTSTTPERGATPPSAPTPTPHLTTGERGKPQSHATANHNSNAASSSRREITPRWFKPSETKLEAVKAAAAREVQLSRGASPAPSSPEDSVLPHHRPRSKGFVPGSNRGSNASQYDNVPGLPEQDFEILDLERPPSRMRIPRSETPFSLSSLHQGSPSRGPSLAGSVLSVSSGPRMAKHPLPPPFSHNSPAGLQGSYPGSQSQYHTPPQQHSPGRTTTEVPILHPAYSVSLDPRGEDRLYAPPSRYTPPSSTAYGERAYATTQQQTNSLSPEKALMNNSFTTYRRQLPPSSTHNLRNTRPPLDHSLQLETQGSSTPIYLQQLTSTAQVYAPVDYRFEGHQRGEANPHYLPEGGPRRPVDGLPWAPEDELPPKSPGGMPRSPSFQRAQMSPVQEFTFPANPNDLLHYRTQFQEQQPVIRQQLPQLFGGPHYRHAQEAFAMQESMLL
- the usp6nl gene encoding USP6 N-terminal-like protein isoform X3 codes for the protein MTSDTEQDAAVKLDQERAEIVAKYDKGKEATVEPWEDTNFHLYKVIDRFGFVHKNELPSYDSVEEKQKHTEVERTTKWLKMLKSWDKYKNSEKLVRRIYKGIPLQLRGEVWCLLLDVPKIKEEKKDFYEKLKARARGLSPDIRQIDLDVNRTYRDHIMFMHRYDVKQQALFHVLTAYSMYNTEVGYCQGMSQITALLLIYMNEEDAFWALVKLLSGQKHSMHGFFVPGFPKLMRFQEHHDRILKKMMPKLKQHLDNQEVFTSLYTMKWFFQCFLDRTPFTLTLRIWDIYILEGERLLPSMSYTVLKLHKKHLMKLSMEDLVEFLQSTLSKDFFFEDDFVIEQLQASMTELRRAKLELPAPAKDEEFPRKPLGQLPPELAVAGVNHVANGQTNAEPAEPVEPPRDLSPLPDRQRDSRPPSRSRRDSLDKPIRHHKADKRDVRSRGSGEIHNEQQKHSTSTTPERGATPPSAPTPTPHLTTGERGKPQSHATANHNSNAASSSRREITPRWFKPSETKLEAVKAAAAREVQLSRGASPAPSSPEDSVLPHHRPRSKGFVPGSNRGSNASQYDNVPGLPEQDFEILDLERPPSRMRIPRSETPFSLSSLHQGSPSRGPSLAGSVLSVSSGPRMAKHPLPPPFSHNSPAGLQGSYPGSQSQYHTPPQQHSPGRTTTEVPILHPAYSVSLDPRGEDRLYAPPSRYTPPSSTAYGERAYATTQQQTNSLSPEKALMNNSFTTYRRQLPPSSTHNLRNTRPPLDHSLQLETQGSSTPIYLQQLTSTAQVYAPVDYRFEGHQRGEANPHYLPEGGPRRPVDGLPWAPEDELPPKSPGGMPRSPSFQRAQMSPVQEFTFPANPNDLLHYRTQFQEQQPVIRQQLPQLFGGPHYRHAQEAFAMQESMLL
- the usp6nl gene encoding USP6 N-terminal-like protein isoform X1, producing the protein MRTKTLTRLEDPLDGLKRASDTEQDAAVKLDQERAEIVAKYDKGKEATVEPWEDTNFHLYKVIDRFGFVHKNELPSYDSVEEKQKHTEVERTTKWLKMLKSWDKYKNSEKLVRRIYKGIPLQLRGEVWCLLLDVPKIKEEKKDFYEKLKARARGLSPDIRQIDLDVNRTYRDHIMFMHRYDVKQQALFHVLTAYSMYNTEVGYCQGMSQITALLLIYMNEEDAFWALVKLLSGQKHSMHGFFVPGFPKLMRFQEHHDRILKKMMPKLKQHLDNQEVFTSLYTMKWFFQCFLDRTPFTLTLRIWDIYILEGERLLPSMSYTVLKLHKKHLMKLSMEDLVEFLQSTLSKDFFFEDDFVIEQLQASMTELRRAKLELPAPAKDEEFPRKPLGQLPPELAVAGVNHVANGQTNAEPAEPVEPPRDLSPLPDRQRDSRPPSRSRRDSLDKPIRHHKADKRDVRSRGSGEIHNEQQKHSTSTTPERGATPPSAPTPTPHLTTGERGKPQSHATANHNSNAASSSRREITPRWFKPSETKLEAVKAAAAREVQLSRGASPAPSSPEDSVLPHHRPRSKGFVPGSNRGSNASQYDNVPGLPEQDFEILDLERPPSRMRIPRSETPFSLSSLHQGSPSRGPSLAGSVLSVSSGPRMAKHPLPPPFSHNSPAGLQGSYPGSQSQYHTPPQQHSPGRTTTEVPILHPAYSVSLDPRGEDRLYAPPSRYTPPSSTAYGERAYATTQQQTNSLSPEKALMNNSFTTYRRQLPPSSTHNLRNTRPPLDHSLQLETQGSSTPIYLQQLTSTAQVYAPVDYRFEGHQRGEANPHYLPEGGPRRPVDGLPWAPEDELPPKSPGGMPRSPSFQRAQMSPVQEFTFPANPNDLLHYRTQFQEQQPVIRQQLPQLFGGPHYRHAQEAFAMQESMLL